GAAGAGAAGGAATCGTCACAAGAGGTGTTTGGTTCATCAAACGAGAGGCCAGAGCTGTCTTCGATGTCTGATTATGAAAGCTTTTATGAGTCCGAACTTGAGAGAGTTTTAGAGCAAGTCGTTGGTATAAATAACGTGACCGTTTTTGTGAATCTAGACCAAACAGAAGAAACGGTCTATCAAAAAAATATAAGTACAAGAGAACAAGTAACAGAAGAAACAGATCGTGAGGGAGGGTCGAGACAAGTAGAAGATCGAACAAATGATGAAGATGTAGTTATCATTCGCAACGGAGATAAAGAAGAACCGTTAGTTGTCAAAGTAAAAAAGCCATCAATTCGCGGGGTGGTAGTAGTAGCTGAAGGTGTTGAAAATATACAAGTAAAGACGTGGGTCATTGAAGCTGTTAGTAGAGCTTTAGATGTTCCTTCTCACCGTGTATCAGTATTACCGAAAAATTCAAAGGGGGATTCATAAATGGTCTTAAAACGACAAACCGTATGGCTATTAACGATGTTAAGTTTAATTATTGTACTTTCGGTCTATTACATTTCAATGGATCGTATTGACAATCAATATGCAATTGACAATGAAGAAGTAACTGGGGAAGAAATGGACAATGAAGGTGTAGGTATTGAAGGGTTAGATGAAGATTTTACAGTAATTGAGTTGGAAGATGTCGATGATGTTTTTGGGCAAAACTCACAATTTTCAAATGTCAGTGCACAAGAGATGTTTGATACAATTCGTTTACAACGTCAAGATGCACGAGCACGTATGAATGAAGATTATGCAGAGGTTATTGCTTCTTCTGATTCATCACCTGAAGTACAAGTCTATGCCCTAGAACAATATGAAAGCTTACAGACATTATCCCAGCAAGAAGAGCGGTTAGAAACGATGATTCGAGCAAAAGGCTATGAAGATGCACTAGTTATTACAGATACAAAAGCCAATCAAGTGAAGATCTATGTAAAAGCACCAGACTTATCTAAAGCAGAAGTTGTAGAAATTAATATGCTTGCTTATGAAGAGCTGGGTGATAAAGATATTCGTGTTGGATTCCAACCAGGTGATGGCAAAGACGATCCAACAGATGGTGAAGATTAAAAGAGGTCCCGTACAAAATTATTCTCAATAATGGAATATGACCACTTTAAGTTAAAATCAACATGTATTATAATAACTAGGTTTTCAAAGAGTTAATTGTTATTCTCTTATAAATAATGAAGGTATCGCGAAACATTGTTTCGTAGATGCCTTTTTTCACGTTAAGTTTATAAAATTTTAGCAAAGTAGAAGCACGACGTAGTGAAAAATTTTTAAGAATTAAGAATCAATTTCATAATACGTTTTTTGCACAATGAAACGAATGATATGATAAATTTTTTCATTAAATGTACGTTTTATTTCGAAGTGAACGTAACAAAAGACGGCGACTCCCGGAGGATCAGCGACGAGCAATACTTCTTCGAACTGCTTCGAGCTGCGACGAGTAACCGCAGGAGCACTGTTTATCTGTGACGAGTAATCGCAGGAACAACGACGAGCAATACTTCTTCGAACTGCTTCGAGCTGCGACGAGTAACCGCAGGAGCAACGACAAGCAATACTTCTTCGAACTGCTTCGAGCTGCGACGAGTAACCGCAGGAGCACTCTTTACCTGCGACGAGCAAGCGTAGTGGCGCAGGAGCAACGAGCTGAAGACAAGCCCTCGGGGAAGCGTCCGTCTGAAGTGAAGTTCACGCTCATCATTCGGAATTTCGCACCTAACACCTCTGTCTTCGCCTAAAAGGCTCGCCAATAGGCGAGTTTTCTTTAAAAGATAAGAAAGTATAAAATTATTGTCCTGGATAGTTGTCTAGCTCAGCCCCCTATCGACGTGAGAAACTTCCCTCACCTCGTCTACGATAAGTCGAGAATGAACGACTCGCGTCTTTCAACTCTCCTTTATCTCACTCGGCTCAGTCCAGTTTTCATCGCCGATGAGCAACAAACGTAACTTCTTCGGATAAGCTGTGAGCTGTCTCGACGCATCTTTCCACATAGCATTACTAGTAGAGGAAGAGACAAGGAGGCTTGCGCTTTTCTTACTGTAGGTTGGACTAGTTAATTGAAAAAGTGAAGATTGAGTCACTACCAATACATTAGTAGAGTAAAAAACAAGCGAGTAAGAAAAACGATTTATGTGATTGATTGCTATGTAAAGAAAATATTCTTTTAGAAACGAGGAATAGAAATAAATGTTTAGATGAAAAGTAAAATAAACGGTCCTTTAGATGGATTCAAGTAAAAAACATGATTTTATGTAATGATGGTGGTATAATACCGAGATGGAACGGAAACCCCATGACTTAATATGTAACTTTGTTAAGGGAAAGGGGATACAAAATTTGACTTGTCACAAAAGGTATTTTTATTCTCACTTTAAATGAGTGAAATAGTAAACCTTTAGTGAAAAGTTACTATCAAGGGCAAAATTTCTATTTGGTAGTAAAATGAAAGGGAGAGATAATGCATGGAATGGTCTGATTTAACAGAGGGCGCTAAAGCAGTTCTCGAACAAACACGCAACATTAAAAACGATAAAATTCAAATTGTAGAATTTGAAGTTGGCTTTATGCAAAATGAGGAAGAAGCGGATGGAGAGCCAGTTTCCATTCAAGAGGAAGATTACCAAAGTTTAAAGAAATATACTCAAGGGAATGAGTATGGCGAAAAATATCATATGGCTCGAAACAAAGATATTGTAAAAATCATCCTATTAGAAAATGACAAGATCCCAGAGAATTTATCCGAGTTTCCTGTTTTTCGTGAATATAAAAATGATAAGGCGGAAGTGCAGGAGAATCTATCAGAAACTGAACAAACAGAATAATATGAAAGGCTGTCTCATGAAGTGTTTGACACTTTAACATTGAGGCAGCCTTTTTATTTGGCACTGTTAAAAGTGAGTGTTGATATTAAGGATGGGCAACGCCTACGGCTCTTCTTTCTTCGAGAGTAAAGCTTATAGATGTTTAAAATGTTTGTACGATGTTGAAAATGGTAGGGTGAGTCGAAATGTTTCTTGTTATACGTGGAAATTGTCAATTTTACTCACTTTACGAAACTGTTTGTCCGAAGTGATACAAAGTGAAAAAAATGAGGTAAAATAATATATAGCTCGTCAAAAAAAGGTTTTCTTTTCATCGATTTTAAGGTAGCATATTTTTAGGACTTGCTCATAAGACATACTAGAAAAGGTGTCAATTATTAGAAGATTCTATTCGTTTTGTTATAAAATAGCATTAGTATGTGAAAACGTTTTAAAAACAATATTGAGGAGTGTATACTATGTTAAAAATTCAAGAGATTCGTGAACTTATTAAACTTATTGATCAATCATCTATTAATGAATTTAAGTTTGAGCAGAATGGTTCAAAAGTTACAATGAGAAAAGACATAAAAGGAAATGCGCAAGTTGAACCAACTCAACCTGTTCAAAACATGCAGCCAGTACAAGAAAGTACACAAATCGTTCCCGCAGCTAACCCTGTAGTTCAAGAGCAAGTTAAGTCTGAACCTGAAACAAAAGTAACCCAAGAGAAATCAGATGAAAAACCTGTCGAACAAGACCGTTCTGGATTACATACAATTACATCACCGATGGTTGGAACGTTCTATGCTGCTCCGTCTCCTGATTCTGCTCCATATGTAAAAGTTGGTGACAAAGTAAAAACAGATTCTGTCGTTTGTATCGTTGAAGCTATGAAATTAATGAACGAAATCGAAGCAGAAGTTAACGGAGAGATCGTTGAAATTTTAGTGGAAAACGGACAGCTTGTAGAATATGGACAAGAAATGTTCTTGGTTAAACCAGAATAGGGGATGAGGATATGATCAAGAAAGTTCTAATAGCGAACAGAGGAGAAATAGCTGTACGGATAATAAGAGCGTGTAAAGAGTTAGGGATAAAAACAGTTGCTGTATTTTCAACAGCTGATAGTGATGCTCTTCATGTTAGACTAGCTGATGAAGCGTATTGTATAGGACCGACATCGTCAACCGACAGTTACCTAAACTTCACAAATATCATGAGTGTAGCTACATTGACTGAAGTCGATGCAATCCACCCTGGTTATGGGTTTTTAGCCGAAAATGCCGACTTCGCTGAAATTTGTGCGGCATGTAAAGTTACATTTATCGGACCGTCACCTGAAGCAATTAGTCAAATGGGTACAAAAGATGTAGCAAGGTCGACGATGCAAAAAGCAGGGGTTCCAACCGTTCCAGGCTCTGATGGAATTATTGAAGGCGTAGAAGAAGGTGTACGTGTAGCCGAGGAAATTGGTTATCCTGTTATTATTAAAGCGACAGCAGGTGGTGGCGGAAAAGGAATCCGTGTAGCCAAAGATGAGGCTGAACTTAGAAAAGGAATTTCTGTTACACAAAAGGAAGCAAAAGCGAACTTTGGAAACCCTGGTGTTTATTTAGAAAAATACATTGAAGATTTTCGCCATGTTGAAATTCAAATAATGGCTGACACACACGGTAACGTCATACACTTAGGTGAGAGAGATTGTACAATTCAACGTCGTCTTCAAAAATTAGTAGAAGAAACCCCGTCTCCAGCAATTGATGAAAAGATGCGTCAAGAAATGGGAGGGGCTGCTGTTAGAGCAGCACAAGCTGTTGAATACGTTGGTGCAGGGACGATTGAATTTATTTATGACCACCGAGAAAACAAGTTTTACTTTATGGAAATGAATACACGTATTCAAGTAGAGCATCCTGTAACTGAGATGGTTACTGGGATCGACTTGATAAAAGAACAAATTTTAGTTGCCTCAGGGGAAAAGCTTTCCTATACTCAAGAGAAAGTCACCTTTAATGGATGGGCAATTGAATGTAGAATTAATGCAGAGAATCCCGATAAAAACTTCATGCCATCGCCAGGAAAGATTGACATGTACTTGCCTCCAGGAGGCTTAGGTGTTAGAGTCGATAGTGCTGCTTTTCCTGGTTATACGATTTCTCCATATTACGATTCAATGATTGCAAAAGTTATTACTTATGGAGAAACAAGAGAAGAAGCAGTTTCAAGAATGAAGCGCGCCCTCGGAGAATTTGTTATTGAAGGAATAGATACAACGATTCCGTTCCACATAAGATTGTTTAATCATGAAGTCTTTGTAGGTGGTGACTTTAATACGAAATTTTTGGAACAATACTCTTTAAAGCCTGAACTAGAGGAGTAATGTCTGAAAGGTGGAGGAACATGGAAAATCATTTAATTCACATGGCTAATGACAAAGAAGAGCTAGGGAAAGTAGAAATTTCACCAGAAGTCATTGAAGTCATTACAGGTTTAGCGGCATCAGAGATTGATGGTGTTGCAACAATGAGAGGGAATTTTGCTGCTGGTGTTGCAGAGCGTCTAGGTCGGAAGAATAACCACGGTAAAGGCGTTAAAGTTGACATGAGTGATGAAGGGATTGCTGTTGAAATTTTCGTTGTTACAAATTACGGTGTATCAATTCCGGAAGTTTGTAGCAAAATCCAAGAAAATATTTATCAAACGATAAAAAACATGACAGCAATTGAATTAACAGAAGTAAATGTTCACGTTGTAGGTGTTCACTTAGAGCAGAAAGTGGATCAAGAAGACAATACAAAGAAAGAACATGGAGCATAATTTATAATCGTAAGGTCTGACTACCCCCTTTCTGAAACTTTCGTTTACGTAAGGAACAGTCAGACCTTTTTTATCGATATAAATGATGGGCGAGATAACTACATCTACGAATCTACGTCGCAGTACATTGCTTATCATAGAAGGTAAGCTCTGTGTAATTTAGGAATACTTTTATAGGATGTTTAACATTGGCGTTAATTACAGAATGTGATCGAGTTTAGCTATAGTTCCATGGAGATTTGCCAAGGGTTGTTTATACATGGACTGTCTACAAAATAATTTTATACATAATAAAAATGGAAAATCATTTAGAGCTTCTGTATTGAACGGTTAAGTTATGCTATTATCATGTTGGTAGATATTTTTAAAAGTAAGTTTTAAAACTACAAATTTTTATTAAAACTATAGTTGGTAGCATAAGCGAAAAAAAGCTTTACTTATACAGAACGTGGTGTTGGCGAATTTGAAAATAACTTTTTGCCGTTTTAACTAATTATATCGCTTTCTGGTGATAATCTGCTAAGTTTTGTTTAAAGGAGACATTTATAGATGAATCGAAGAGTCGCAAGAATTAAGGCAGTACAATCTTTATATCAAATAGAAATGACTTCCGTCGATCCACAGGAAGCCATTCAAGCCGTATTAGAAGAAGGGGAA
The Bacillus shivajii DNA segment above includes these coding regions:
- the spoIIIAG gene encoding stage III sporulation protein AG, translating into MEKQPKNATFFKFLQFKNPKKLNMKYLGVLLALGVFFMIIGVVLQPDEEPASVPTLQENEKEEKESSQEVFGSSNERPELSSMSDYESFYESELERVLEQVVGINNVTVFVNLDQTEETVYQKNISTREQVTEETDREGGSRQVEDRTNDEDVVIIRNGDKEEPLVVKVKKPSIRGVVVVAEGVENIQVKTWVIEAVSRALDVPSHRVSVLPKNSKGDS
- a CDS encoding SpoIIIAH-like family protein, yielding MVLKRQTVWLLTMLSLIIVLSVYYISMDRIDNQYAIDNEEVTGEEMDNEGVGIEGLDEDFTVIELEDVDDVFGQNSQFSNVSAQEMFDTIRLQRQDARARMNEDYAEVIASSDSSPEVQVYALEQYESLQTLSQQEERLETMIRAKGYEDALVITDTKANQVKIYVKAPDLSKAEVVEINMLAYEELGDKDIRVGFQPGDGKDDPTDGED
- the accB gene encoding acetyl-CoA carboxylase biotin carboxyl carrier protein, translated to MLKIQEIRELIKLIDQSSINEFKFEQNGSKVTMRKDIKGNAQVEPTQPVQNMQPVQESTQIVPAANPVVQEQVKSEPETKVTQEKSDEKPVEQDRSGLHTITSPMVGTFYAAPSPDSAPYVKVGDKVKTDSVVCIVEAMKLMNEIEAEVNGEIVEILVENGQLVEYGQEMFLVKPE
- the accC gene encoding acetyl-CoA carboxylase biotin carboxylase subunit, coding for MIKKVLIANRGEIAVRIIRACKELGIKTVAVFSTADSDALHVRLADEAYCIGPTSSTDSYLNFTNIMSVATLTEVDAIHPGYGFLAENADFAEICAACKVTFIGPSPEAISQMGTKDVARSTMQKAGVPTVPGSDGIIEGVEEGVRVAEEIGYPVIIKATAGGGGKGIRVAKDEAELRKGISVTQKEAKANFGNPGVYLEKYIEDFRHVEIQIMADTHGNVIHLGERDCTIQRRLQKLVEETPSPAIDEKMRQEMGGAAVRAAQAVEYVGAGTIEFIYDHRENKFYFMEMNTRIQVEHPVTEMVTGIDLIKEQILVASGEKLSYTQEKVTFNGWAIECRINAENPDKNFMPSPGKIDMYLPPGGLGVRVDSAAFPGYTISPYYDSMIAKVITYGETREEAVSRMKRALGEFVIEGIDTTIPFHIRLFNHEVFVGGDFNTKFLEQYSLKPELEE
- a CDS encoding Asp23/Gls24 family envelope stress response protein; translated protein: MENHLIHMANDKEELGKVEISPEVIEVITGLAASEIDGVATMRGNFAAGVAERLGRKNNHGKGVKVDMSDEGIAVEIFVVTNYGVSIPEVCSKIQENIYQTIKNMTAIELTEVNVHVVGVHLEQKVDQEDNTKKEHGA